tcatcatatcgccacgcttttatgtatcaaatttcaatggCTTATGTCATTCAGAACTCAAGATTGGGATCTTTGACGGCGGCCGACCTCGTGGCCAGATTTCTTGGATCCTGCAATTTTTGagatcagcgccccaaaatactcctatatgcaaaatttcatactttccgccggatgtgagcatctttttcacatatctgccccactatgTGGTGCATACCCCTCGATGATTCATTTGTCATCACCCGAACTGTCCCCACCTCTTAAAAGGTTTCACAaacgttcttttttttatgtgtcgTTCTGAAGGATATCATGTGCCTGTTctaaagtaaaataaaagagATCATTTACATTGAAAGTGTGTCGGCCCAGAGGcttccaatatatatatatgtaaacagATCATATTATGGAGTAATGAACATAATACATTGAGTACAATTTCAGCATGAATTAACAGCTTCACAGCATACTTGGCAACATATTTAGCAACTGTAAAACATTCAATAATGTATTACTGTAGGTAAATATTGAACAGAGACGGACATCTGCATACAAACTCCAACAGGAATACTTCCGTTAACAGCAGAGATCGTCATGCTCAAGGTATGAAAGATTATGTTACTGTCAATCATGATGTGTGCCAGTGTAATCAAACAACCCCCTGTAAATGTAGAAATCGTAGATATAACCATATGTTAAGAGAAGACAACATTTCATCACATACTCTGCATCTCCGAATATCTCTCACACCAACAACAATGTTCAGAGAGATGATTGTGAGACCGAATCCCATACTATTGTCCGCCCACAAAAATAATTTAGTGGTAAATCTGTCTGATTGTGATTTATCTTCTGATCAATGTACTCTTCTTTCTAAAGGACTTGGGTTTTGCCCCACCCCTCCGAGAATAGACCCTCTACAGTTAAAATGTGACTTCCGGGTATTCAAACGTCGCATGTTTCTCCACTATCATTACAACTCTTCTAACACTGGGCACGAAAATGCAGTGGGAGATCAAAATGATAACTCGGATCAAAGTATCGCCTCAACACAACCGTAGGTCCCCCACCCCACCATGAAGTGGTACAACACCCAATCGTATCGGGCTGCTCCTGTCCCACGGTACAGATATCAAGATTTGTGGATGCTTTGTGGACCATTAGTTGTTAACACGTCAACCTATGTTCGAGATACCACAGATTTCTTGTGTCACATTGAAAAAATCAACAGAAAGGGACCAGTCCCCTCAAATGCTATATTAGTGTCAGCAGATGTTAGCTCACTCTACATCAATATACCACACAAGGAAGGTCTATAGCCGCATGCAAGAGAGCTTTATAATATGGATAAACGGGATGACAAATCCCCTCCCACAGACCACTTAACCCGCCTAATTGAATTGATTCTCAAACTGAACAATTTTAAATTTGTTGACACTCACTATTATACTTACAAGTAGAAGGAACGGCCATGGGCACACCAATGGCCCCCTCGTATATATGCCAATATTTTCATGGCGGATCTGGAGGAAAAAATCATTCATGCATCACCACACAAACCGTACGAAGATTCATGGCGCGTCGATACATTGACGACATCAATTTCATCTGGTGTCATGATCAATCACCCCTTGAAGACAACCCAAGAAACACGCACCTCTGCTTAGCAGGTAACTACATTATTAAGTTTAGTTATGATATTGTGGTGtagttttgtttattatttttcacTGTATGATATACCTGTATGTAATATATACCCATTATTATATACTTACAgtaatacattgttgaatgtttTGCAATTGCTAAATAATAAGTTGCCAAGTATGCTGTGAAACTGTTAATTCATGCTGAAATTGTACTTAATGTGTTATGTTCATTACTCCATAATGATTATGATCTGTTGTGCTCACAATATCTATTTCATTTGGTATAAACAGACAATAAAGCTGACGAAGACCTGAGGTCGAAAGCTTCCACCAGCTGGCATCCGGCGACATCTTCTGTCGTCATTATCGTCTcgattatatatatgtatgtatatatatatatatatatatatatatatatatatatatataattatatatatatatatatatatatatatatatatatatatatatatatatatatatatatatatatatatatatgtatccaGAAGTAGTACTGGCTGTACAACTTCTGGATCCAGAAAAAGAGGATGTTCAAACAGATTTTGACTTGGAACCCTGCCCTCGGGTCCCTAAGAACGATTACTGAAAATGATTCCTGTCAATTATGGTTACAATCTGATCTTGCATgttgaagagaagaaaagaaattccACAATCATCAAAGATTTTCTCCTTTACTAACTGTACAACGCTTCCAAATTATCCACTGTACAACACCCAGAGCAGCCCAACTCAATCAAAGGTACCTCTAATcgttgggagcagtgattaaaaaaaaatattcaagctatcacatttgatgcaaaagCGTAGATCAGTTGCATcaaaaaacatcctaccatataaaaattttgcaataaatcctaagatataaggatatgagctttattatcattttctcaACAAACCATTAATGTGGACGGTTTATTCTAAAAACAGTTTTATCAAAACTACTGTTTGTATACTTACCAATACTCAACAATGATTATTTtgcttattattattttttttacattggttgtttctatccctaactcacattttagaattattttgaagcactaaagctgttttattgtgtgtctgtttcatctacaaatgctAATTAATGCCTTTAAGTTTTGTGTAGCGATTGCGATGACACACTTCTCtccgccctccccccccccccccgctaaaaacaacaacaacaaacaaacaaacaaacaaacaggctaATGAGTCACGTCGTAGAGTAAAGAGATGGATAGAGGGAGATAGACGGATATGATGGTAGGTTTTCACCTTGCTCTCTCTGAAAACGGCGTATCCCCCCGACGCATTGTTAGCTATACTTCCCAGGGAGGACGAAATGTTGCACACTGCTGCTCTCTCGGCGCTCATCGTTTTGACGGGACTGCTAGTCGCCGCTCGCTTGATCATCGGTAGGAACAGCTGTGGGACAGAaaacaaattttgttgttgctgttgttcttttaatCCTACTATAAAGCCCAAGGTATTTTGACCctttccaggcccaagggggggggggggggtattgtgCCCCCATATGACTTCTTCATTATATGATGTatcaccgtcatatttggcacatgggtagagcaactgaTACTCTATActtgacccaacatttgaaatttctcaaggtcacccattGAGAACGCCATTTACCAAAATAttcagaaatacatgtaggaaatatgctaaaatcgtGTTTTTTCATTGTACATTTCTTTATCCCAAGTactatatatgtttttatttcacactAAGTATTTTTATGCTTGCCACAAAttaaaagcaagtcaaccttcactatcTGTTATGGTTAAAATTTCCCATGGTCAACACAATGCTATTATatatttggtttggtttggtttggtttggtttttatttctgcctttTCCCAATCAACActtaacaaaagaatacacatatttagaAATTAACATTACACGACGCATAAGCCAGCAAATTGtcttacaaattaattcaaagtacatatatacacacattatgAACATGACAGCATTCGATATATAAGACGTGtaatatcacacacaaaaaatgttcAGAAGCGAATCGTTGAATTAACAGttgtaaattatgtaaataatgattgattattcattcagaGTATGTCATGTCGTTAAAATAAacgaatttcagaaaaaaaatataaaagagggGGAATTAAataaatcgattttgaaattgaGCATTTATAGCTATTATAATAACAGGaaagcaggagaccgcgatcataagcaacagcttgacatggatcgaggcctCGGAGTAAAACTCGAAACTTACATTCGATTTACATAACCGTATGACAGACGTGTCTACAACATAGAATCAATAATCAAATCCAAAATATCGTAGTAATTTGTGAGGTCAAAAATAGAgggaaaattcaaaatagttaTCGTTTATTTATTTACAATAGACATTCTTTACTATAATACTGTAGTGAGGtgagtgctgtgctgtgctgtgctgtgctgtgctgtgctgtgctgtgctgtgctgtgctgtgctgtgctgtgctgtgctgtgccgtgctgtgctgtgctgtgcataTCATGAAATTTAACGTTTGGGTATATAATGCATAATTGGGTTTGTTTCAAGTGTATTTCTTGTCACATGTATATCTGTTACATATTTCTGTTTACGATATCAATTTTGATATACAGCAAATTACTAAGCTCCTAATATGCCAATATAAACTgttttaacataaaaaatcccaaaatttcatGTCACTTATATACTATTATATTTCgataaaagatattttttcataaatgccttaaaagaatataatttaGTGGTTGCCTTAATTTGCTAGGGGAGATCATTCTAAACGTCTGGTCCATGGTGTCTAATTGACTTGTGAGAGCTATCATTAGCTTGGGATTGTGAAGGTGATAATCTTTGGAATGTCGAGTTGGGTAAGCGTGGACGCTGGAGTTCACAGTGAATAGGTTGTGGAACGAGGAAGGGAGGGtgttaatataaacaaaatataaaaccaATGATGTATTGGATAGGATAGGTATATTTATTTGTATCATATAAACAAATGATACTACACACAAAGTTTGTGTGAAAATGAcgcaaaatataaaataaatataaatatttgtgtgaaaatgacgCAAAATGACGCATGAAAAATGCtgcattttcaatcatttctatttctattatatctactGCTTGATGCCTATGTGATATGAAATTTAAGGAAATGATAtgaagaccatttttttttttcagggttaTTCATGACAATAATTACTTCACATCTTAGTTCTCCAACAAATTACAGACAAGAAAACCCCTATTTCATCCATTTTatattgtaaaatataaaaacaagcaaaatctGACGGACACGATTGTCAGTTTATATTTGACATGGTAACCAGCAATATctgacatagctaaattatatatcaaaatgtttgcaataagatcaTAGGAAAAGTCACGAAacgtggctgaaatcaggtcagtggcgtaggagtggcaaatgaaaatatgatgaggGCACCATGAGTCCCCACCCCCTTGAGCTTTTATATAGGGTTcaagggattgtatagtatcatacctgccaacatttcaagatgaaatatcttactcgtggattgcaaaaatcttattttatatgcaaactgaagttaaaaatcttacttttggtcaaatcttcagaaaatacacatgaacggtatatctaaatattttgtacaaatctgatttctctgacagaaaatctgattttgctatttttaacgtaaaaaatcttactgaatctgataaaatcttactagttggcaagtatgtagtattggtggagatgagaattgggcttttaactttttgtgagataccaaaaatgcatttatgaaatagtacagagcataccatgttatgaggaaatcaaagtttattagactaaaatcggttttggaatcgctgagacattcaaaaacaaagtaagacaaagcgatcctaataaaaggtgggtcccgctTATAATTTGGAATGCTCCtgtttgtttggatatctcagccattttaaaaccgattttcatcaaataaacgttgaatccctcttggaattacatgctctttcatttttcatgacaggttcttcattatctcacccaaaaaaaaaaaaaaaaaaaaaaaataagaaacctTAAGCAAGGCTCGACAccaacggtggcccggtggcccggtggcccagggccaccaaatatgaaagtcgggccaccaaatttcaaaaaagggcaaatttggtggcccgcctcgggccacagACATtctttgaaaagtatgtcaataaattcgtaactttttgcgccggaaatgttgaggtttatttatgagtagacaTGTCCagcttccaattcttactatgataaCACTGAAATATTTtactcatttaaaaaaaaaaagacttttaatgttttttgtcgttttttttggggggggggccacCAAAtctttctctcgggccaccaacaaatttgaaattgatgattttggtggccccatcgagccaccaaaaaagaaaaagtttgtgtggagccctgccttaagttaggtctcaaccaaaactatacgctcCCTTCAATACAGGTGGCAGAGGAAATGGCAAAATGGATGTCAATTTGTATTTAACGCACATGTATTAGTGTAGCAGCTCAACTTTTCGCTGCCTGTTGTAGCCATTATCACCACAAGCCATTACACGTGGGCAATCACGTCATTTAGGGCTGCGTGACTGTTTTAAGTCccgcgagtatactcgggcaggtgtctatataCGGGAAATGCAtgtcgtagcaaaatcagtccgtcctcaacgttGTCCTTCACTTCATCCTCAACCTTCCTCATTATGAGTATCACGTGACCATGGACACAAATTACAAATGGCAAGGCAACACTGGCATTCTTACACACAAacgtaaacaaacaaacgtaaagGATAAACAACGTGCGTAATGATCAAACCTTTGCACTTTGTGtcttataggcctactttagtGGGATGCCGCATCAATTTCACCAAACTAAAGAGCTGACATGGGTTTATTGTGAATTGAAAGCGGAGTTTAATCATGGACCTACATAGGTCCATGGTTTAATGCACGACACCGATAATCATTGGCCaccttttcatgtttttgttttttttttttgggggggggacttaAACTATATACATTCAACTTCTAGAAGTCTAGTATTGAAGTCTTGAAAGGACAATCGACGGtggctttgtttttttttcttcttgtttggttgcttgcttgtttgtttgtttgtttgtttgtttgtttgtttgtttgtttgtttgtttgtttttgtgtgtcacGATCACTCCAGACAAGTGACGCGTGGCGAAGGAATGTGTTCCTCAAGATAGATAATTTCTGTCGTTCCAACggcatttattttcaaatgattCTCTCCTTTTCATACTTAATACACACATAACTTGTCAGAAGACTTACGTCTGTGACCCTGATTGGCGATACGGTGTTCACGTCGAAAACATCGGCGATTTCCCGTCGAGTCATCGCCCCGTACTTGATGGTTGCTCCTCGATTAATTCCGGCATTATTGATGAGCACGTTGAGCCCGTAGTCACCAACTATTTTATGCACAAACTCAAACGCTGCTGGGTAGGTGTCTTCATTCTGTACATCTTAGAAAGACGAAAGATTTTAAGTAAACTTGATTACAGTGTGACATACCTGGCATAGAAGGCTACTTTACTGTTTATGTGGTTAATTGAAATGGTAATTGTTTGAGTAAATGACGTGGCATTCCATGCCAAGCCGAGGGTTAGAAATAGACATAACTGTTCTTTTCTCCCCGAAGAGTGAAGAGAACGTATAGAGAGAAACAAGCAACCAGTATGactgcaaataaaaaaatactaaaGCATCGATATTGAATATACATATTGACTACTCTTCAGGTTTCCCTAAAATTTCTGATGACTACTGGACTGTTTCTAAATGCACTGGAGATGCAAGGGGTGGCAATGCCCCAGTGGAGCAAGACAACATCGTCCATTGTCATGATTTTTCAATAACAGCAGTTTGAATTTTTACACTAAGAGTGGAAAGGCTTATTTACATGCAAACAGGTACAATTCGATGGGAAACCATCCGCCCAAGGTTAGTAGTGGAGACAACAGCCGcgatcacactggcaaaactgcgagatcttaaagatcgcgatcttaaacttctcgatcttttgccagtctgaccgcgcctatgGATTTCCCAAACAATCTGGCAACATCTGGAGGACTTTTAATAAAGATAggtaaatatatgaatatattaaaaaaaaatatatatatatagcgttAATTCATTGCACCTATACCTCTTTGGGTATACACTAGTTAAACTTTGGGTGATTTAAAGAACGGTTCTAGCCCTGGTGCAGCCGAGGAATTCTGGACCATTTTAAAGTTAGTCTGGAAAGATAGAGTTAATTCTTTAAATATGCTTACATTCGTCTATGTTATTTGTAACTGCTGGAAGGAAATACATTCACTGTAAGAAGTTTAAAACCATGTAGAGCCTTCAACATCCCGCCCTTGGTTTCCCCAAAACGATTTTCAAGTTCTGTGGGAGACAGAGACTCGTAGCGGTCACGGAAAGAGATCCATAgggttgaggatgggctgattttgctacaacatgcatttccaatagacacttGCCCGGATGACTTGCCCGGGTATACTTGGGAGTTGTCCTCATAGGGTTAAGAGGGTGGGATGGGAGAGGCTGTGGGAGGATCGCAGCTAGAATATCGAGTGGTGTCCACATTCAAATAATTCATTGCACCTACCTCTTTGAGTATACACTAGTTAAACTTTGGGTGATTTAAAGAACGGTTCTAGCCCTGGTGCAGCCGAGGAATTCTGGACCATTTTAAAGTTAGTCTGGAAAGATAGAGTTAATTCTTAAGCATAGCAAtgaaaaattgatcaaaatctCATTAATCGAAAAAAGTTATGCAATGGTGCCCTTTCGctaattttcatacaacaatttttgaacagtcaatatcaaTTTGGAAATGAGCAAGTTAAGCCGTTTCCTACCAGGTTCTTGATTTGCATTTGACACTGCGCAGGACCCGCCATATTTGTTGGCAGCGGGTCACAATGGGATGGTAGGGTAAAAAGGGTAATCAGTGAAGTTGAATTAACGACTTGAAAGGCCGGGGTTATCCGGCTGAGGGAAATTATCGAATGAAGAGCAGTTCATGGGTTACGATGGCTTCATGGATTAAGATTGTCAATGTCAAGTGGAATTAGCGGGTTAAGAGGAGTTGATGGGTTAAAAGGGTTTAATGGGTTATGAGGGGTTTAATGCATTAAGAgcggttaaaggtcaaaggtgggTTTGGTTAAGAGGGGATATTGGCCAAGAGGGGTTTATGGATTAAAAGAGGTAAGTGGCCAATAGGAGTTAAGAAGGGTTAATGGGTTAAGTGAGGCTAGCCAATGCCCCAGTTACTGATGCCTGAATTGAATTGTACACACGGGTACTGTATTATGAAAACATAGTCAACCCAGTCTCTACGCTTTGCTTGACTCTCGCCTTACAAAACAACGATTGAATCGCATGACATTCAGGTGGCATCAGATTATCCTATCACAAACAACACTTCATGTGGGTATTATGCCCCCTTACTGATTACATCTGGTTACTTACCTAATTCCACTACCCTCACGCAATTGTAGGCTGCAGCGAGCTTCTGAAGACCCTGCAgattaatttaaaaaaagtaaagtggAAAAAATAACCTCATTTCATCAGCATTATCAAGGTACCATGCACTGGTACAGAAGTCAACGATCTGCTCTAATGAATGCTAAGCCTTTTGttaaggccctctcgctgtaatgggctcgcttcgctcgcccagccgagcgcgacaGCGCGAGGCAACCCCACACAGCTGGGCTCTCTCTctaccatacagcgagagggccttgacaaatgGCTAATGAAAGCCCAGCTTATGCGTGTGCTCAAGGCAATACGGTATACTCTGTCAGAACAGGGAGGTGAGGTCACCTCGCTGGTCAAAACAATCCAACAGAACTTCAAAGTGATGGATAGTTACTTTCTAACAaaatcgtatagttttggttgagacctaatttcatgtttctaacatttttggtgagataatgagaaacctcttatgaaatatgaaagagcatgtaattttatgaggaattcaacatttatttgatgaaaattggttttgaaatggctgagatatacaaaagagagcgattctaataaagtgtgggacccacactttattacgattgctttgttttactttgtttttggatgtttcagtcattccaaatccgattttcatcaaataaactctgaaatcctcttaaaatggtatgttatGTACTATATTATAagcgttttcttggtatctcgcaaaaagttaaaagcccaattctcatctccaccaatactatactatccctttaaacccCCACAGATAGCCTGCCAAGCGCCTATTGTGCGCGTCCAATAAACCGAATTACATCGTATATATAAACTTCAGTCCTGCAGACCCACACGGTCATACAGACCCATACAATATAACTGACATTTCGATTGAAATATGCGTATATTTTATTAGAtgtaaaaaaatgaagttaCGCAACATCGATGACTTACGAAAATTATACacttacaatatcattcatcgTCTCTCTAAAAGGAAGGTCCCCATTCGATGAAATAGATACATAATATTGCCAGAAAGATAAGCATTTTATTGATTTCGCGTATACCAAGACAGGCGCTCAGAGAGCTGTAGACAGGTAGATACTAAGATCATAGAGAGATAGATGAATGAAAACACAGATATACATCAGGAAGATATTGCTTCATACAGATAGCtgaagagagagcgagagataTGGAGGGAGATATGGAGAGatatggagagggagagagggagagacagaaacTGATAATACTACTTAGTATACAGATCCCGAGACAGAGCTGATGGCTGGTAGGTTTAGTAGGTAGGCACTGACGTAATAGAAAACAGGTAGATGAATAAAAATAAGAGGAGAATACCAAGCAtcaatacaaatgaaatatatatcaaGAAGATGCAATGCAGAGATTGAGGGATTGAGAGATAGTGTAATGGATTGACAGATGGATGGAATGGACAGAGAGCCATGCAAAGAAAGGATCAAACCTTCGCCTGGTGAGGATTTCTGCAGGAGGCGAAAACAACCTGGTCCGGCGCCCGAGACCTCTGGGCTAGCTGCCGAACAAACTCGAGTCCCAGGCCGCGGCTAGCTCCAGTCACGAATACTGATCTCATGGTTCGAGTTCACAAAAATTGATGACGACGAGTTGTTATAGATCTCCAAGTGTGCTGTATAACCATCAGAATCGAATCACACCACGAGTACACTGCGACAGAAAAACACTGCAATTGCACATCCATGTACAGTCGTCGCACATCTCTCCGGGGGCCCCAGCACTCGGCACCCAGCACTCGGCACCACTGAGGACGCGGGCCTCGGATGTCGGTGGAAATCTGTGTCGAGAGAACACAGAAGGAGTGTATTCAATATTACACGTTGTGGGCGGCATGAAGAACAATaaagttgaattcctcgtaaTCACAGCCGTTAAAACACTGCATGCATGAACCAAAGATAACACATTATACAGCAGCACAATCTGTCCATCATTTTAGTTATCAGCGATATGAGTGACAATGAGATATAGCAGTAATAAAAACGGTATGAGTAACAAGCAACAATAATCTTACAGAATGGCAGAATAGAGGAGTAGAATCCTGCAATATGATTATCTACCAGGTACAGTAGAAGTAGAACACGAAATAGTGCagaaagtagtagtagttgtagtagtagtagcagtatgtagtagcagtagtagtagaaatagTAGCAGCGGTAGCAGTCGAAGAGTAGGCTACAAAGTCGTAACATATAGTGGTACTAAATAATGGCAAGGTTGAAATTCGAACTTTTGCCATGTTCGAGATACGTCCTTTTTGCccgatttctttgttttctttatttccttgtcccttttttttttctgggaggGGATGTTGCTGCCACTGTTGCGGGAAGTATACTCTTTTTGCAATTCAGTCACAAGATTTAATGCTGTTCTTGCTCTTCTTCCAGTTCAATGACAAATTTGAAACCCGATATCTTGTCATTTCTAAGTCCGTCCTTCTTGTCcaattttgaatatttattcggcttttctatttctaattactacttttttttttgctgaaaataTTAATGGTCAGTACACTATTTTCACAATTCAATCACAGAATGTAAACCTGCTATTGACGTAAAGCTTCAATGACAAAGAAGACAGTCTAGACTCCCTGAGATATTACGGCCTT
Above is a window of Diadema setosum chromosome 4, eeDiaSeto1, whole genome shotgun sequence DNA encoding:
- the LOC140227061 gene encoding C-signal-like, whose translation is MRSVFVTGASRGLGLEFVRQLAQRSRAPDQVVFASCRNPHQAKGLQKLAAAYNCVRVVELDVQNEDTYPAAFEFVHKIVGDYGLNVLINNAGINRGATIKYGAMTRREIADVFDVNTVSPIRVTDLFLPMIKRAATSSPVKTMSAERAAVCNISSSLGSIANNASGGYAVFRESKAALNMTTKSLSLELKRDNILVMSLCPGWVRTDTGGPFAIQSTTESVQKLLDIIDSADDQCHGKLIRNTAPASFYEF